The following is a genomic window from Prunus persica cultivar Lovell chromosome G7, Prunus_persica_NCBIv2, whole genome shotgun sequence.
GAGCCCAGCACCACTGAATGGCTACGGATTAGACAGAAAGAAAGTGTTTAAGATGCCATTTCAAGAAAGGCCAGGGCCATCCATCTCTTCATCTTACACTTCTTCACTGGGTTTTACAATCCAGGTTCAGAGACTTCTTTACACTTAATTGActttagtttttttcattcattgcAATTTATGGCTTGGTTCCAATTACTTTTAATTTGCAATGGAAATCAACGTTGTATCATATAATTATCTGGTGGGAAATCTAGATTGAGTTTACATGGCTTTCCAGATACGGCCAAAATTTCTGTGGTGTTGGAGTTAGTCATAGTTAACCTCACAACTTAGTACAGCTGGTGTGATTGTGATGTACCATAATACATACCCTGCTGACGGCCTTAAAGTCGAGGTGCCTGATATGGTCAAGAATGAAGATAATTATTAAGTAGTTGCTGATCTGGTTTTTGCACAAAAAACGAgtgaattattatatatatgaactaTGAAttatgcatgcatatataaatattaatctGAACTTCTGCAAATGAAAATGCTCTTTTGTAAGATGGATACAACCACCTCTTATGTAGTTTCCTCTGTCAGAGTGCTGTGCTTCCTACAGCTTATCCGTACCTGCTGTTTAAAGGAATTACAACATATGGATGGCCTGCTGGATACTGGTTCTTTCATGGGATTATAGACAAGATAAAACATATCATGGGTTTCAAAGCAAGCCAAGCAATGGTTCTTATAGGATTAGGATATGATGAAAGTGATGGTAAGATCATGTTAGAAAGGGGCACAAACAAAATCTGCTTTATCCCAGCTCATGATCCCCTTCTCCCTCGAAAAATTAAAGCTTTTCAAAAGATCACTAAGAAATTAGGAGGAATTCTCTTTATGTCAAAATATCGAAGCACATCGGTTCATCTTCTAGGCGGGTGCAATGCATCATCACAACCTTCACACGGTGTTTGCAACCCCAATGGGCAGGTTTTTGATGCAGAGGATTCGACCACAGTACATCCAGGCCTCTATGTGTGCGATGCTTCTTTGATCCCATGTTCTGTTGGAATAAATCCATCTCTTACTATTGCCACTGTAGCTGAGCACATAAGTAAGCAACTTGTGCAGGATGTTCTCAAGAACAAGAGGAGAAAGGGGCTTGAATGTGTTCTCAAAACTGCTAACCAAGGTCCAGATTCCTTCACTGATAAGACTATAATTACTGGTCAGAGATCAGAGGTCTTGATTAAAGAAACCATGAGAGGTTATGTTGGGGGTATGCCCTGCACAGCTTATCTCAGAATGAAGATGAACACTGGGGACCACTCTGATGAACAGAAGTCTGGTACTGGAGAATCCCATCCTCTTCTAAGAGGGAAAGTGGGAGGGCATGTGGAATTTAGAGCCTTTGAGAAGGATGAATTACACGTCATAGACGGGGACGTAAATTTGTGTGAAGTAGATTGCAGAACTCCTTACACACACTATATGCATTATAATCTTCTTCTTGGGGCTTCTACTGGTTCAAGGTAtatgaaacttgaaaatttgatagcttttcctttgttttcttttgtcacAATTAAAACATTACCAATTTTAGTGCAGGTATATTCTTGAGGGAAGAAAGATAATGAATCCTTATCTCTTTGGCTTATATGCTTGGAGGGAGATGACAACATTGCATGTGACATTTGTAAAAGTTGCAGAGAAAAACTCAAGGGATGAGAAGGTGATTTTGAAAGGGGAACTTAGTATTTCCATGAAGGAGCTTCTTAAGAGCTTCATTAGCCTTGAAGGAAACAAGAAAGGAAGGTTCATATGCCTCCTCTCAGGGGCTATCTTAAGAACCTTTATATTGCAGATACCTCGAGGGAATCCCAAGGATTTAAATCTGTCCTACTGTCTACATAAATCTTATCCAAGTGGTACTCTCCATGAAATAAAAACAGGTAGCAAAAAGTTGAGTTCATTGTTTACAGGCCTTTAAATTCAAACCTATTTATAACTTAATATGTTGCCATTCAAGAATCTATGCATCAATGATCATTTGCTTTAAAACACAAACCTAAAAAATTCTTCATAATCTACAAAATAGCATCCAGTCAAAACTTTGGATTTTCAATGCAAACCTTCTTCGGTGAAGACTGGAATAAAAGATGCTGAACACTTCAGGTCATATACTTGGATTGATGATCTGGCTTAACCTTGGAATTCCATCCGATGCCGCAGAACGTGCTGCTTCTTGTCCCTTATATTCTTGCTGCTACTTGAGTTCCTAATTTCATGTCCCATATATGATGCAGAAGATGGATTCAATATCAGTTGCAGACAATGGAAGTGCTACCATGTTTTGTCACAACTTAAAGGAGATGAACAACAAACTCCAGTTCTCCTTCTTAATGGATATTCTACTGAGAGTTACTGGTTGCCAACGGAGCCAAATGACTTGATCAGAACCTTACTTGAAGAAGGGCATGAAACATGGCTGTTGCAATCAAGATTACACCCTCTGAATCCTTCAAACGGTTTTACGATTGAAGATGTTGGAAGATTTGATATCCCTGCTggtaaaaaattataaacaccTACTCTAACTCTTACTGATCTGATCCTATTGTATTTCATTAAGCATTTTCTTGCTTTACTACTTCTGCAGCAATTAATAAGATCATGGAGTTGCATGGACCATGTGTAAAGGTGCATGTTGTTGCACACTGCGTTGGAGGCTTAGCCATACATATAGCTGTCATGGGAGGTCATGTCTCTGCAACCCGTATAGCTTCTCTTTCTTGCACCAACTCTTCAATGTTCTTCAAGCTTAGTGCTTTGTCCACAGTTAAAATGTGGCTTCCTCTGATGCCAgtgagctctctctctccctctctctctctttctctcaaagaaaaaaaaaaacacagtaAAACAATAGCAATGAAGATGTGGGAAAATTAGCAGGATACTTTTTTAACAAGgggaggaaaaaagaaaaaagaagtgcTCTCAAATAATGGCAAAATGCTTAAATAGATTATATGGTTTAAAGTTGTAGCAATTTAATAATCGTACATAGTTTTCGTAAATACTAAGGAGACATAGAGTTCATAATATATGAGAGCCACAATTGAGTGACCTAAAGGTGCCTCTATTATTCTTTCATGCTTgaaccttaattttttttttttaatgcagaTATCAATGTTCATACTTGGAAATAACAAGATACTTCCTCTGTTGGAAACATCATCGGTCAGCTCACGCCACAGCCTCCTGAAACTTATAGCCTGCTTCATACCCCGGTATGAGAAATGCACCTGCAATGAATGCGAAGTGTTTTCTGGCATATTTGGAAACACATTCTGGCACAAAAACATAAGCCCCACCATGCACCAGTGGTTGAATAAGCAAAGCTCAACAAGGCTTCCTATGGCAGCATTTCCCCACCTCAGAAAGATATGCAACTCTGGTTTTATAGTCGACAGCAGTGGCAGCAACTCATATTTGATCCATCCAGAAAGAATGGCACTCCCAACACTTTACATATCCGGCGGGCAGTCTCTCCTTGTGACTCCTCACACATCTTTCCTTGCTCATAAATACATGAAGTTGCACCAGCCTGGCTTCAGACATGAAAGGGTA
Proteins encoded in this region:
- the LOC18770189 gene encoding uncharacterized protein LOC18770189 → MEKQATTEGFFDDGHEDGYDAVVVGSGYGGSIAACRLSMAGVKVCLIEKGRRWESKDFPTDSSKILSAMRMEKQNLGISFGRKDALFQVYEQNDSLAAVACGLGGGSLVNAGVMVPTPVRARRHPKWPKEWERNWDNCEASAAAMLKAQSIPVKFPIAKVMEEVSNGEIGETFDTSVKLSVNFDPEEPLADAMGTCLACGNCLSGCPYNAKSSTDKNYLRSAIQAGCVVKTECQVQYVVRNLHESLQYEGKVGRKNRRWFVYFNEIDHITSDFVILSAGVFGTTKILFQSQMRGLKLSEALGSGFSCNGNTVAYLAGSPAPLNGYGLDRKKVFKMPFQERPGPSISSSYTSSLGFTIQSAVLPTAYPYLLFKGITTYGWPAGYWFFHGIIDKIKHIMGFKASQAMVLIGLGYDESDGKIMLERGTNKICFIPAHDPLLPRKIKAFQKITKKLGGILFMSKYRSTSVHLLGGCNASSQPSHGVCNPNGQVFDAEDSTTVHPGLYVCDASLIPCSVGINPSLTIATVAEHISKQLVQDVLKNKRRKGLECVLKTANQGPDSFTDKTIITGQRSEVLIKETMRGYVGGMPCTAYLRMKMNTGDHSDEQKSGTGESHPLLRGKVGGHVEFRAFEKDELHVIDGDVNLCEVDCRTPYTHYMHYNLLLGASTGSRYILEGRKIMNPYLFGLYAWREMTTLHVTFVKVAEKNSRDEKVILKGELSISMKELLKSFISLEGNKKGRFICLLSGAILRTFILQIPRGNPKDLNLSYCLHKSYPSGTLHEIKTEDGFNISCRQWKCYHVLSQLKGDEQQTPVLLLNGYSTESYWLPTEPNDLIRTLLEEGHETWLLQSRLHPLNPSNGFTIEDVGRFDIPAAINKIMELHGPCVKVHVVAHCVGGLAIHIAVMGGHVSATRIASLSCTNSSMFFKLSALSTVKMWLPLMPISMFILGNNKILPLLETSSVSSRHSLLKLIACFIPRYEKCTCNECEVFSGIFGNTFWHKNISPTMHQWLNKQSSTRLPMAAFPHLRKICNSGFIVDSSGSNSYLIHPERMALPTLYISGGQSLLVTPHTSFLAHKYMKLHQPGFRHERVVVEGFGHSDLLIGEESYKKVFPHILSHIRSAEQGRIGKGKKCRKEALDWEADDQYEGLGEFGTWFSPFVIVLLLFMLLSLLVSFFI